The following coding sequences lie in one Sebaldella sp. S0638 genomic window:
- a CDS encoding phospho-sugar mutase → MENYIQRYNEWLHSDFIDEEDKKELENIKDDAKEIEERFYKDLTFGTGGIRGIRGVGTNRINKYVIRKATQGLANYMMSVNKEEAVKKGIIIAHDCRIGSVEYAMNTARVMAGNGIKAYIYKSLRSTPELSFGVREMGCMAGVVVTASHNPVEYNGYKAYWEDGAQVVEPHASGIVNEVNKINGFDEIKLMSEKEAKEKGLIIVLDEKIDDLYIDAIKTQVINKDIKGKENFKIVYTPLHGTGGRPVMRVLGELNFDVTAVKEQIEPDGTFPTVKYANPEEKPVFELGIKLADSIGANLVMANDPDADRIGIAVKTKAGEWYYPNGNQMGLLILQYLLNNKKNIPSNAKVITTVVSTPMIDKIGAAENVGVIKTLTGFKYIGEKIRQFESKEIDGTYLFGFEESYGYLIGTHARDKDAIVTSLIIAEMAAFYHSEGTSIPEELEKFYEKHGFYLEGIESVTLAGKDGIEKMGALMTDLRENVKDTLLDKKIKIKKDFKLKKEYNYETNEEKDINLPVENVIQFILEDDTYITARPSGTEPKIKFYFSVNEKSEKAVQDKLDKTMKDFTKTLEI, encoded by the coding sequence ATGGAAAATTATATTCAAAGATATAACGAGTGGCTTCATTCAGACTTTATTGATGAGGAAGACAAAAAGGAATTGGAGAATATAAAAGATGACGCCAAAGAAATAGAGGAAAGATTTTATAAGGATCTTACATTTGGTACAGGTGGAATCAGAGGGATCAGAGGAGTAGGAACTAACAGAATTAATAAATATGTGATAAGAAAAGCAACTCAGGGACTGGCGAACTATATGATGTCAGTGAATAAGGAAGAAGCTGTAAAAAAAGGGATAATAATAGCACATGACTGTAGAATTGGTTCTGTGGAATATGCGATGAATACAGCGAGAGTTATGGCAGGCAATGGAATAAAAGCATATATTTATAAAAGTCTCAGATCAACACCGGAACTTTCGTTTGGTGTAAGAGAAATGGGATGTATGGCTGGAGTAGTAGTTACTGCGAGTCATAATCCGGTAGAATATAACGGATATAAAGCATATTGGGAAGATGGTGCTCAGGTAGTAGAACCTCATGCTTCTGGAATAGTTAATGAAGTAAATAAAATAAATGGCTTTGATGAGATTAAGCTTATGTCAGAAAAAGAAGCCAAAGAAAAAGGACTTATTATTGTTTTAGATGAAAAAATAGACGACTTATACATAGATGCAATAAAAACTCAGGTAATAAATAAAGATATAAAAGGAAAAGAAAATTTCAAAATAGTTTACACACCGCTTCATGGTACAGGGGGAAGACCTGTAATGAGAGTGCTGGGAGAACTGAATTTTGATGTAACCGCTGTAAAAGAGCAGATAGAGCCTGACGGGACTTTTCCTACTGTAAAGTATGCCAATCCTGAAGAAAAACCTGTTTTTGAATTGGGAATAAAGCTCGCAGACAGTATAGGGGCTAACCTTGTAATGGCAAATGATCCTGATGCAGACAGAATTGGAATAGCTGTAAAAACAAAAGCCGGAGAATGGTATTATCCAAACGGGAATCAAATGGGACTTTTGATTTTGCAATATTTGTTAAATAATAAAAAGAATATTCCGTCTAACGCAAAGGTAATAACAACAGTAGTTTCTACACCAATGATAGATAAAATAGGAGCTGCAGAAAATGTAGGAGTGATTAAGACACTTACAGGTTTCAAGTATATAGGTGAAAAAATAAGACAGTTTGAATCAAAGGAAATCGACGGAACATATCTGTTCGGCTTTGAGGAGAGCTACGGTTATCTTATAGGTACACATGCAAGAGATAAGGATGCCATAGTAACAAGCCTTATTATAGCAGAAATGGCGGCTTTTTATCATTCAGAAGGTACAAGTATTCCAGAAGAGCTGGAAAAATTCTATGAAAAACATGGTTTTTATCTTGAAGGAATAGAATCGGTGACTCTCGCTGGAAAAGACGGGATAGAAAAAATGGGAGCCCTTATGACAGATCTTCGTGAAAATGTAAAAGATACACTGCTGGATAAAAAAATAAAAATCAAAAAAGATTTTAAGCTGAAAAAAGAGTATAATTATGAAACAAATGAAGAGAAAGATATTAATCTTCCTGTGGAAAATGTAATACAGTTTATTCTTGAAGATGATACATACATTACGGCAAGACCTTCAGGAACTGAGCCGAAAATCAAGTTTTATTTCAGTGTAAATGAAAAATCTGAAAAAGCAGTGCAGGATAAACTGGATAAAACTATGAAAGATTTTACAAAAACTTTGGAAATATAG